In the genome of Danio rerio strain Tuebingen ecotype United States chromosome 23, GRCz12tu, whole genome shotgun sequence, one region contains:
- the lactbl1a gene encoding putative beta-lactamase-like 1, producing MKVKWTKLGMVFFLLLSSVMTGCFIWQYRLPKAKPVDVKAAEEVKDEIMCPRFPEPVPLVHPIPVLMDALDKADVLLRNSIDATKLPAISAIVIFNDSVLWNGNFGRRNGSDPTSSVTNEYTVYRIASLSKIFPTLMLYKLWEDGKVDSLDDPLGKYLKNFTIKNPLGKRRDHDPKSVSESRSSKEVHISSVTLRRMASQLSGLPRRLRATTLLWKGNTQAAVDLLQDDVLVADPGTKCHYSNLAFSLLAHVMAEKVAGMDYQRWVTENILQPLGMEDTGFEITPQIKNRMAVGVYSSGRPAPLYDLGWYRPSGQMYSTPADMAKLAMMLLGAFYWQVLQPDTLKTMLTPLFRCENSYFANQTGTPWEVNEQLGYDVIRKDGDLDGYSASISLVPRLKLGLVILMAGSKPVDEDLVAKTYSYIIPAMESAFRDTPRVLIPPPDPTPYVGYFTYSNITFYEIKANADGVLSLEQFGPQVDDMVPVKYRSLKLTYLQDRVFRLVFEKEYPCQLKVNAASVSLESQDGQLFNFYIFNKKGLSSGFDVPGLNTYKVMRIFRRPIFSS from the exons atgaaagtgaaatgGACAAAGTTGGGAATGGTCTTCTTTCTGCTTCTCTCCAGTGTAATGACAGGCTGTTTCATTTGGCAGTACAGGCTCCCTAAGGCAAAACCAG tggatgtaAAGGCTGCGGAAGAAGTGAAAGATGAGATAATGTGCCCACGTTTTCCAGAGCCTGTGCCACTGGTGCACCCAATTCCTGTCCTCATGGACGCACTGGATAAA GCGGATGTGCTTTTGAGGAACAGCATTGATGCCACAAAGCTGCCCGCCATTTCTGCCattgtaatatttaatgattCTGTATTGTGGAATGGAAACTTTGGCAGAAGGAATGGAAGTGACCCTACGTCTTCCGTTACAAATGAGTACACAGTTTACAG AATTGCAAGCCTTTCCAAAATCTTCCCCACCTTGATGCTGTATAAACTTTGGGAGGACGGAAAAGTGGATTCCCTGGACGACCCGCTGGGGAAATATCTTAAGAACTTCACCATAAAAAACCCTCTGGGGAAGAGAAGAGATCATGACCCCAAGTCTGTCTCTGAAAGCCGGAGCAGTAAAGAAGTTCACATCTCTTCAGTTACTCTGAGACGGATGGCCAGCCAGCTGTCAG GTTTACCAAGGCGGCTCAGAGCGACTACACTACTCTGGAAAGGCAACACTCAAGCTGCAGTGGATTTATTACAAGATGATGTTCTCGTGGCCGACCCCGGAACCAA ATGCCACTACAGCAACCTGGCCTTCTCGCTGCTTGCCCATGTGATGGCGGAGAAGGTGGCTGGCATGGATTATCAGCGATGGGTAACTGAGAATATCCTGCAACCATTGGGAATGGAGGACACTGGGTTTGAAATCACTCCACAGATTAAGAACCGGATGGCAGTAGGTGTCTACTCAAGCGGGCGTCCCGCGCCTCTTTATGACCTCGGCTGGTACAGACCTTCAGGGCAAATGTACTCAACACCAGCTGACATGGCCAAACTAGCGATGATGCTGCTTGGGGCATTTTACTGGCAGGTTCTCCAACCTGATACCCTCAAAACCATGTTGACTCCATTGTTTCGATGTGAGAACAGTTACTTTGCCAATCAAACGGGAACACCTTGGGAGGTAAATGAACAGTTGGGTTATGATGTTATACGCAAAGATGGAGATCTGGATGGATATTCAGCTTCGATTTCCCTTGTTCCTCGCTTGAAGCTCGGATTGGTCATCCTAATGGCTGGAAGCAAACCTGTAGATGAGGACCTTGTGGCCAAAACCTACAGCTATATCATTCCTGCCATGGAGAGTGCCTTCAGAGATACACCCCGTGTTCTCATTCCTCCTCCAGACCCTACTCCCTATGTAGGGTATTTTACTTATAGTAATATTACATTCTATGAGATCAAAGCCAATGCAGATGGAGTGCTGTCTCTCGAGCAGTTCGGACCTCAAGTTGATGACATGGTTCCTGTGAAGTACAGGAGTTTGAAACTCACTTATCTACAGGACAGGGTCTTCAGGTTGGTATTTGAGAAGGAGTATCCGTGTCAGCTGAAAGTCAACGCTGCCTCTGTGTCTCTTGAGTCTCAGGACGGGCAACTATTTAACTTCTATATCTTCAACAAAAAGGGGCTCTCATCTGGTTTTGATGTCCCAGGGTTAAACACGTATAAAGTCATGCGGATATTCCGCAGGCCTATTTTTAGCAGTTGA